The DNA sequence CCAGACCTGGCAACTGCCATTTTCCCACCAATGTTTAAACCATTAGCACTACCCGAAATTTGGGTTATTGCATCATGGGCTGCACCAGCAACTGCACCCTGGTGGACATGGGTTTCCTCAATTAATCCTTCTCTTTTAGCAGCAATAACTATATTTTCGATCATCTTTTTGATAGATTTATTAAATTCTCCTCCAAAGTCAACTGCTGCAGT is a window from the Halanaerobiales bacterium genome containing:
- a CDS encoding HutP family protein, with the translated sequence MAKKSVIVSKAALKMAISDREEERKLKDKFKKEDILTAAVDFGGEFNKSIKKMIENIVIAAKREGLIEETHVHQGAVAGAAHDAITQISGSANGLNIGGKMAVARSGEHIVVAVFFGVGMLNLNEVTVGLSHRTIS